A window of Fragaria vesca subsp. vesca linkage group LG7, FraVesHawaii_1.0, whole genome shotgun sequence contains these coding sequences:
- the LOC101302793 gene encoding exopolygalacturonase-like → MAISSTSASRSRELLGGGVFDVTSGKYGAKPNSDITQAIANAWKDACASTMPSKVIVPKGIYKLKEANFNGPCKAPIELQVCGTLQASPDGAQLSKPDTWIMFSYLDRFTLSGTGIFDGQGQQAWKANDCHKNPKCSSIAINMRFHSVKNSLVRDVSSLNSKNFHVNVLGCERLTFQHFTVTAPETSVNTDGIHIGRSTGINITDSNISTGDDCISIGDGTKQLTITKVTCGPGHGISIGSLGRYPKEEPVTGIYIKSCTLSNTMNGIRIKTWPNSPAASIASDIHFEDIIMNNVGNPILIDQEYCPWNLCNKQVASKVKISNVSFRNIRGTSSTPLALKILCAKGLPCDKVEMTDINLKYNGKQGSLTSQCSNVRPTITRVPNPLACATKS, encoded by the exons ATGGCCATATCCTCGACATCAGCAAGTAGATCTAGGGAGCTTTTAGGCGGTGGTGTTTTCGACGTGACTAGTGGAAAATATGGTGCAAAGCCGAATTCTGATATCACTCAG GCTATAGCAAATGCATGGAAAGATGCATGTGCATCAACAATGCCAAGTAAAGTTATTGTTCCAAAGGGGATTTACAAATTGAAAGAAGCAAATTTCAACGGTCCTTGCAAGGCTCCTATTGAGCTTCAAGTCTGTGGCACTTTGCAAGCCTCACCAGACGGTGCCCAATTATCAAAACCAGATACCTGGATCATGTTTTCATACCTTGACAGGTTCACATTGTCAGGTACTGGAATTTTTGATGGCCAAGGACAACAAGCTTGGAAAGCTAATGATTGCCACAAAAACCCCAAGTGTTCATCCATTGCCATT AATATGAGGTTCCACTCTGTTAAGAACTCCTTAGTCAGAGATGTGAGTTCACTTAACAGCAAGAACTTCCACGTAAATGTACTAGGATGCGAGCGACTTACATTCCAACATTTCACCGTCACTGCACCAGAAACTAGCGTCAATACAGATGGAATACATATTGGCCGCTCAACCGGGATCAACATTACTGATTCCAATATTTCTACAGGAGATGACTGCATTTCAATTGGAGATGGCACCAAGCAACTAACTATAACTAAGGTGACTTGTGGACCAGGCCATGGAATAAGCATAGGAAGTTTGGGAAGGTACCCGAAAGAGGAACCTGTGACTGGAATCTATATTAAGAGCTGCACCCTTAGTAATACAATGAATGGTATTAGAATCAAGACATGGCCTAATTCTCCGGCAGCTAGCATAGCCTCAGATATTCACTTTGAGGACATAATCATGAATAATGTTGGTAACCCGATCCTCATAGATCAAGAATACTGCCCTTGGAATCTCTGTAATAAGCAG GTTGCATCAAAAGTGAAGATCAGCAACGTGAGCTTCAGGAACATTAGAGGGACGTCTTCCACTCCGTTGGCCTTGAAGATATTATGCGCCAAGGGCTTACCTTGTGACAAGGTGGAGATGACTGACATCAATCTCAAGTACAATGGAAAGCAAGGTTCACTTACATCTCAATGCTCTAATGTGAGGCCAACAATTACTCGTGTGCCAAATCCTCTTGCTTGTGCTACCAAATCTTGA
- the LOC101308803 gene encoding uncharacterized protein LOC101308803, protein MARMERIHVAIRARPLSADDAKTSPWRISGNSISNPKSSSKFEFDRVFGEDCKTSDVYQSRTKDLVAAAIDGFNGTVFAYGQTNSGKTYTIRGSATEPGVIRLAVRDLFNLIQQDVDREFLLRMSYMEIYNEEINDLLAPEHRKLQIHESIERGIYVAGLREEIVASPEQVLNLMEFGESHRHIGETNMNLYSSRSHTIFRMIIESRDKTENEDIGSSGDAVRVSVLNLVDLAGSERAAKTGAEGVRLKEGSHINKSLMTLGTVIKKLSEGAESQGGHVPYRDSKLTRILQPALGGNANTAIICNITLAQIHADETKSSLQFASRALRVTNCAHVNEILTDAALLKRQKKEIEELRAKLQDSHSEHWTEEILNLRNTLLQTELERERIALELEEEKKAQAEREKMVQQQAKQIENLSSMVLYSNRDENRDRFKKQKRRDTWCPGNLAKQALGEVPATIISKASAINPMRPERDVRLLPFDELVNETDVALNESCKDEEFKKSAVEDCTLPDPCALLHVTSRRKVPPRNKSLCQDNELFDLQGEYEDLLVEFETQRTCSEIQIDFLTRKLAEADMFSVDVHNDYSTSCVKKGAINVDKNVSLRQSEAILVIKRLQEQIKRLEMEMSSGQQNLDSVVELAKEQNICAMEKFGELREELLIAREESRVAREQHTRHASVTQENYKKMEAYALEKDAQIISLEKELEALYREKEGALSSNEGLHSEIKSLSEMLNTSHSEVNKLQQELMVLKNRLEESKLEQQKMENSIKMLAEEKEELALKLTDSLLEMEDRAIRSSKEKASLEAIEDKAKLYKETALLDMSELLNSNVEICKVDDFKEVNLLQKELSFLKKERENLLLQMRELSKLPDELENLNNQLLLVKKENDRLITQIQEQQEHITEEQVHHEHNNDLFVEELTRRISSMEVKMQSDHVENIKEKAKLRMRLRGTRAKLDAFCYRYKEAEDEKNVMDKNFREATGNLKDRLALKGVEVLTLKKQLAAKG, encoded by the exons ATGGCAAGAATGGAAAGAATACACGTTGCCATCCGGGCTCGGCCGCTCTCAGCTGATGACGCCAAAACCAGCCCTTGGCGTATCTCTGGCAACTCCATCTCCAACCCCAAATCCTCCTCCAAGTTCGAATTCG ATCGGGTTTTTGGTGAAGATTGCAAGACCAGTGACGTGTATCAGTCTCGGACGAAAGATTTGGTCGCCGCTGCTATTGATGGTTTTAATG GAACTGTTTTTGCTTATGGCCAAACTAATAGTGGCAAGACTTACACTATTCGAGGTTCGGCTACTGAGCCCGGAGTGATTCGCCTTGCCGTGCGTGATTTGTTCAACCTAATTCAACAG GATGTGGATCGGGAGTTTCTTCTGCGGATGTCTTACATGGAGATCTATAATGAGGAGATAAATGATTTACTGGCACCCGAGCATCGTAAATTACAGATCCATGAAAGTATTGAG CGGGGAATTTATGTTGCTGGTTTGCGAGAAGAAATTGTTGCCTCTCCTGAGCAAGTCCTTAATCTCATGGAGTTTGGAGAGT CTCATCGACATATCGGAGAGACAAATATGAATCTCTACAGTAGTAGGTCCCACACTATTTTCCGTATG ATAATTGAAAGTCGAGATAAAACTGAAAATGAAGACATTGGTAGTTCTGGAGATGCTGTTCGTGTTTCAGTTTTG AATTTGGTGGATCTTGCTGGTTCAGAACGTGCTGCAAAAACAGGTGCAGAAGGTGTGCGGCTCAAAGAGGGCTCTCATATCAATAAAAGCCTTATGACATTGGGAACTGTCATTAAAAAATTAAGTGAAGGAGCTGAGAGTCAAGG GGGGCATGTACCATACAGAGATAGCAAACTTACACGCATTTTGCAGCCTGCTCTGGGTGGAAATGCAAATACAGCTATAATATGCAACATCACCCTTGCACAG ATTCATGCAGATGAAACTAAAAGCAGTCTCCAATTTGCAAGCAGAGCGTTGCGTGTCACAAACTGTGCTCATGTCAATGAG ATTTTGACTGATGCGGCTCTTCTAAAGCGTCAAAAGAAGGAAATTGAGGAGCTTCGAGCAAAATTGCAG GATTCCCATTCAGAACATTGGACAGAGGAAATCCTCAATTTGCGGAATACATTATTGCAG ACTGAGTTAGAAAGGGAGCGTATAGCCTTGGAGTTAGAGGAGGAAAAGAAAGCCCAAGCTGAAAGAGAGAAAATGGTCCAACAACAAGCAAAGCAAATTGAAAATTTGAGCTCAATGGTTTTGTATTCAAATAGGGATGAGAATCGTGATCGCTTCAAGAAG CAGAAAAGGCGGGATACTTGGTGTCCAGGTAATCTTGCAAAGCAGGCTCTTGGAGAG GTGCCTGCCACCATTATATCAAAGGCATCTGCTATAAATCCAATGAGACCCGAGCGTGACGTGCGACTACTTCCTTTTGACGAACTGGTGAATGAGACTGATGTTGCTCTGAATGAATCTTGCAAAGATGAAGAATTTAAAAAAAGCGCAGTGGAGGATTGTACTCTTCCTGATCCATGTGCTTTATTACATGTTACTAGCAGAAGAAAAGTGCCACCCAGGAATAAAAGCTTATGCCAG GACAATGAATTGTTTGATTTGCAAGGAGAATATGAAGATTTGCTTGTAGAGTTTGAAACTCAG AGAACATGTAGTGAGATACAAATTGATTTCTTGACAAGGAAGCTTGCTGAGGCTGATATGTTTTCTGTTGATGTACACAATGACTACTCTACATCTTGTGTCAAGAAGGGTGCAATTAATGTGGATAAGAATGTCAGCTTAAGACAGTCAGAAGCTATTCTTGTGATTAAGCGACTTCAAGAACAG ATTAAGAGGTTAGAAATGGAGATGTCTTCAGGCCAGCAAAATCTGGATTCTGTTGTTGAGCTGGCAAAAGAGCAAAATATATGTGCCATGGAGAAGTTTGGTGAG CTCCGGGAGGAGCTGCTGATTGCACGAGAGGAGTCCAGGGTTGCCCGTGAACAACATACTCGCCACGCGTCTGTAACCCAG GAAAATTACAAAAAGATGGAAGCTTACGCCCTTGAAAAGGACGCACAGATTATTTCTCTAGAAAAAGAATTGGAAGCATTATACAGGGAAAAGGAAGGTGCTCTATCTAGTAATGAAGGTTTACATTCTGAAATAAAATCCCTATCTGAAATGTTGAACACTTCACACTCTGAAGTGAACAAATTGCAACAAGAGCTTATGGTCCTG AAAAATAGGTTGGAAGAATCTAAACTTGAGCAGCAAAAGATGGAAAACTCCATTAAAATGTTGGCTGAAGAAAAGGAAGAGTTGGCCCTG AAACTTACAGATTCCCTTTTGGAAATGGAGGATAGGGCAATACGGTCTTCGAAGGAGAAGGCTTCACTTGAAGCCATAGAAGATAAAGCAAAGTTATACAAGGAGACTGCATTATTGGACATGTCAGAG CTGTTGAACTCAAATGTGGAGATATGTAAAGTTGATGATTTCAAGGAAGTGAATTTGCTTCAGAAGGAGCTGAGTTTTCTTAAGAAAGAAAGAGAAAATCTGTTACTTCAAATGCGAGAGTTATCAAAACTTCCTGATGAGTTAGAG AATCTCAACAACCAGCTCCTTCTTGTTAAGAAGGAAAATGATAGATTAATTACTCAGATTCAAGAGCAGCAGGAACATATAACTGAAGAACAAGTTCACCATGAGCATAACAATGACTTG TTTGTGGAGGAGCTGACAAGAAGAATTTCGAGCATGGAAGTCAAGATGCAGAGT GATCATGTTGAAAACATCAAGGAAAAGGCAAAGCTTCGAATGAGGCTTCGAGGGACTCGAGCAAAGTTGGATGCCTTTTGCTATAGATATAAGGAAGCAGAAGACGAGAAGAATGTTATGGACAAAAATTTCAGGGAGGCTACAGGCAACCTTAAGGATCGCTTAGCTTTAAAAGGAGTGGAGGTCCTCACCCTCAAGAAGCAGCTTGCTGCAAAGGGTTGA